Sequence from the Pseudomonadota bacterium genome:
AATGGTGAGCATGGATTTTGCGCTCAGCAACTATGCTGATGACGTGAATGTGCTGAAAAGCATCCCTGCTCTTGCCAATGTGTCTGGCCAACTGTGTGTTGAAATCGCCTCTGCGGATGGCGACTTTGATGCAGACGAAGCCGAAGTTGTGAAAACAATCTTCGAAAAAATTGGTTTGAACCCAAATGAGTTCCCCAAGCTTCGTGATGCGTTGGACCAAGCTGCGGCTTGGAACCAAAGCCCAGCAGCACCCACTCCTCCTCCGCAGCAAACCCGGCCAACACCGCCGGCAGCACCTGCACCTTCAACCCCTCCTGCAAGCACACCTGACGACGACGATCCGTGGTCGTAAGCTTGCGTAACTTCCCTCTAACCTGAAAAGGACTTCAACATGTTTGAACTTCAGGAAAAACAATCCTTCGACCTTACAGAAAAGGCCTCTGGCGCCACGCAGTTCTATGTCGGCGGCGGCTGGCAAGCCCCGAGCGGCAGCTGGGACTTGGACTTCAGTGCGATTGCGATCCATGACAATGGCTCGACATCCATGGCCTATTATGGCGGAAAGTCTATCCTGGGCGGCGCAATTTGCTGTGGTGATGACGAGCAGTCTGGTGGTGACGGCGTGGGCGACGATGAACATATCCTCATCGACACCAGCCGTATCCCTGCTGATGTGAACAAGGTGGCTCTGGTTGCCAACATTTACAGCGGCGGCACCTTTGGCGAAATCAAAAAGGCCTATATGCGGATCTGTAACGGATCCAGCGAAACGGCCCCGGAGCTTTTCCGCTTCCCGCTGGTGAACAACCTGTCGGGCAAGGCTGTGGAATTTGGCTTTTTGAAGCGCACCGACAGCGGTTGGGAATTTGAAGCCACTGGCGTTGAAATCCCCAATGGCAGCCGTCTGGACAACATTCGTCCGCGCTACGGTTCCGGTGGTGGTCGCCGGCGTTCTGCACCGTCCAGCTCTGCTGGTTCGACTGCAGCACCGCAGGCCTCTTCCGGCGGCAGCAGCGCTCTGCCCATCATTCTGGTGGTGGCAGCAGCCGTTGCGGCGGCAGCATTCTTCTTGCTGTAACAGCCCCTGCTGAAAAATCGACCCAATGAAAGAAACCCCTGCGTAAAGCAGGGGTTTTTTCGTGGTGTTTCCTGAGAATTAGAAATCCCAGTCTTCATCTTCTGTTTCAACAGCCTTACCAATGACATATGAAGAACCTGACCCTGAGAAGAAGTCATGGTTTTCATCTGCGTTTGGTGAAAGCGCTGAAAGAATCGTTGGATTTACCTGTGCTGTTTCTTCTGGGAAAACAGGGTCAAGGCCAAGGTTCATCATCGCTTTGTTGGCGTTGTAGTGAAGGAATGTCTTCACTTCATCAGTCAGGTCTAGGTCATCATACAGAGACTCAGTGTACTTGATCTCGTTGTCGTATAGCTCAAGCAATAGAGAGACTGCGTACTCTTTAATTTCCATTTGCTCCATCGGCGTCATTTTTTCAAATGCTTTTTGGAACTTGTAACCAATGTAGTAGCCGTGTACCGCTTCATCACGAATAATGAGGCGAATGAGGTCAGCTGTGTTTGTCAGCTTCGCACGGCTAGAGAGGTGCATTGGGAGGTAGAAACCTGAGTAGAACAGGAAGCTCTCCAGGAAGACACTTGCAACCTTCTTCTTCGCTGGGCTATCTGCTTCGTATTCATCCAAAATCAGCTGGGCTTTACGTTGAAGGAATGGGTTTTGCTCACTCCACTCAAATGCATCATCAATGACCTTTGTTGAGCAAAGTGTTGAGAAGATTGATGAGTAAGAGCGTGCGTGCACCGCTTCCATGAATGAAATGTTACTGAGAACAGCTTCTTCATGCGGTGTAATTGCATCTTCCATAAGCTTTGGCGCGCCAACAGTGTTTTGAATCGTGTCCAGTAGAGTTAGGCCTGTAAATACGCGTGTTACAAGCTCTTGCTCTTGCGCTGTCATGGCGTTCCAAGATGGAATATCGTTTGAGAGTGGAACTTTCTCCGGTAGCCAAAAGTTAACGGTTAGTCGGTTCCAAACCTCTAGGTCTTTATCGTCTTCCATGCGGTTCCAGTTAATCGCTTGAACGCGACTTACTGGGTTTTCAACAACTTTGAGTTCTGCTGTCATGGTTTTAATCCTTATTTTTTTAACCATTTTTAATCTGGTTTATTTTTCCTAAAACGTTCTCTATGAGATGAGATTTTGCTTTGGTGAAGCTGCGCCGAGTACTTCTCTCGTACTTCAGCAGCAAACCAAACAAAAGGTCACTCTTAGAGGGCGTTTACAAGCTGCAAGAGACACACCCTTTAACTTCTGTACCCTCTAGTGCCATTTGGCGCAGACGGATGTAGTAAATGGTTTTAATGCCTTTTTTCCATGCGTAGATTTGTGCTTTGTTAATGTCTCTTGTTGTTACTGTATCTGGGAAGAACAGTGTCAGAGACAGGCCTTGGTCTACGTGCTGAGTTGCTGCAGCGTAGGTATCAATGATTTTTTCAGGGCCAATTTCGTAAGCGTCCCTGTAGTACTCTTGGTTTTCATTATTCATGAATGCCGCTGGGTAGTACACGCGTCCGATTTTACCTTCCTTACGAATCTCAATCTTCGACACGATTGGGTGAATAGAAGATGTTGAGTTGTTAATGTAAGAAATAGAACCTGTTGGTGGTACAGCCTGTAGGTACGAGTTGTAAATCCCGTGCTTCATCACAGATTTCTTCAGCTTTTCCCAGTCTGCTTGTGTTGGGATATGAATGCCCGCTTTCTCAAACAGCTCTTTTACGCGTGGGGTTGCTGGTGTCCACTCTTTTTCAGTGTACTTATCAAAGTATTCACCTGTTGCGTACTTAGACTCTTCAAAGCCTTTGAAAGCCTTGCCACGCTCTTTTGCCAGGGCGTTAGATGCTTTAACGGCATGGTATGTCACTGTGTAGAAGTAGATGTTTGTAAAGTCTACACCTTCTTCGCTACCGTAGTGAATGTGCTCACGTGCAAGGTAACCGTGCAGGTTCATTTGGCCAAGGCCAATGGCGTGCATTTCATCGTTCCCTTTCGCAACAGATGGCACACAGTCAAGGTGGCTCATTTCTGATACAGCAGTCAGCGCACGAATAGATGTTTCAACTGTTTTGCCAAAGTCTGGTGAATCCATTGTTTTCGCAATATTCAGTGAACCTAGGTTACAAGAAATATCATTCCCCATTGTTTTGTAGTCTAGGTTTGTATCGTACTCACTTGGGCTGTTGACCTGTAGAATCTCAGAGCAAAGGTTACTCATGGATACACGGCCTTTAACCGGGTTGGCTTTGTTTACTGTATCTTCAAACATGATGTACGGGTAGCCAGACTCAAACTGGATTTCCGCAATTGTTTGGAACAGTTCACGTGCGTTAATTTTTGTTTTCTTAATGCGTGGGTTTTCCACCATTTCGTCGTACTTTTCAGTCACTGAAATTTCAGAGAATGGAACGCCGTAAATGCGCTCAACATCATATGGTGAGAACAGGTACATGTTCTTGTTCTCTTTTGCGAGTTTGAACGTAATATCTGGGATCACAACACCAAGAGAAAGAGTCTTAATACGGATCTTCTCATCTGCGTTTTCACGCTTGGTATCCAGGAACTTCATGATGTCTGGGTGGTGTGCGTTTAGGTAAACGGCACCGGCACCTTGTCTTGCGCCAAGCTGGTTGGCGTATGAAAATGAATCTTCAAGAAGCTTCATCACTGGAATCACACCAGAAGATTGGCCTTCAACTTTCTTAATGGGTGCGCCTGTCTCACGTAGGTTTGTCAGCATAAGAGCAACGCCTCCGCCACGCTTAGAGAGCTGTAGAGATGAGTTAATCCCGCGAGAGATCGATTCCATGTTGTCCTCTACACGAAGCAGGAAGCAAGACACAAGCTCACCACGTTGCTTTTTACCCGCGTTTAGGAATGTCGGCGTTGCTGGCTGGAAGCGCCCGCCAATGATTTCATCAACAAGCTGTGTTGCGAGCTTTTCATCACCACGTGCAAGGGTAAGAGCTGTCATCACAACACGATCTTCGTAACGCTCTAGGTAGCGTGAGCCGTCAAATGTTTTAAGTGTGTAAGACGTGTAGTATTTGTAAGCACCAAGAAACGCAGGGAAACGGAATTTTTTACCGTAAGCGTGGTCGTACAAGCCAGAAATAAAGTCAAACTCGTACTGGCCAAGAACTTCGCTCTCGTAGTAACCCTTCATTGTCAGGTGACCAAGCTTTTCTTCTAGGTTGTGGAAGAACACAGTATTTTGATTTACATGCTGCAAGAAGTACTGACGCGCGGCTTCTTTATCTTTATCAAACTGAATTTGGCCGTTTTCATCAACCAGGTTGAGCATTGCATTGAGGTCAAAATAACTCAGCTCAGATGTATCATCTGCGTTATGTACAAGCTCTAGGCCTGTGTCCTCGTTCTCTAAGATGCTTGTTTGAGCGTTTTTTGCTGCGTCCATAGTTTTCCTAGTCCTTCTTGTACTCGTCTTACGTCAGTTGGTGTGCCTCTGAGTTCAAAGCGGTAGAGCATCGGCACGTTGCACTTCCTTGAGATTACATCGCCTGCATAAGCGTAGTATTCTCCAAAATTAGTATTGCCGCTACCAATCACACCTTGGAGATGGGCACGGTTATTGGGGTCGTTGAGAAAGCGGATCACCTGTTTAGGCACTGCGCCGCTTCCATCGTCAGCTGCATATGTTGGGCAAATAAGGACAAAAGGCCGTGTCATCTCTAGATGTGGATCTTTTGGCGATGTAGGGATGCGAAAGGCATCCATCTCTAGCTTTTCAACAAAGTGATGCGTATTGCCTGAACTGGTTGAGAAGTAAACAACACATGGGGGCTGCATCATGGCCTTTGTCCTTATAGCATTAAAGTTATGCAACCATGCGGCTTGGCGTCAGCGTCGCAATTTTGTCTGGACGGAAACCAGACCAGTGGTCGTCCTCTGTTACCACAACAGGGGCTTGGCGGTAGCCAAGTTCAAGAACAGTGTTCATCGCTTCTTCATCTTGCATGATGTCGATCAGGCTGTACTCAATACCTTTGCGGTCGAGTTCTTTATAAGTTGCTACGCATTGCACGCACGCAGGTTTTGTATAAACGATAACAGACATGGCCTGACCCTTTTTATTATTTTTATTATTTGTGGGTACAGCACCATATATTGCACCCGAATTTTGTATATCATGCCTTGTCACAGGACAGCTTAAACAGCTCTTTAAAGTTGATTTCTCTTACAACTCAACA
This genomic interval carries:
- a CDS encoding TerB family tellurite resistance protein; protein product: MFSGLGRKLKGLANIGVGKLEELIGQIGDLDEKDRQMIEHAVAVAAGLTAGANGQLKPEEAEKIQVIISLHKLTKGFDGAQFMATVTEVVKNVEMVSMDFALSNYADDVNVLKSIPALANVSGQLCVEIASADGDFDADEAEVVKTIFEKIGLNPNEFPKLRDALDQAAAWNQSPAAPTPPPQQTRPTPPAAPAPSTPPASTPDDDDPWS
- a CDS encoding TerD family protein, translated to MFELQEKQSFDLTEKASGATQFYVGGGWQAPSGSWDLDFSAIAIHDNGSTSMAYYGGKSILGGAICCGDDEQSGGDGVGDDEHILIDTSRIPADVNKVALVANIYSGGTFGEIKKAYMRICNGSSETAPELFRFPLVNNLSGKAVEFGFLKRTDSGWEFEATGVEIPNGSRLDNIRPRYGSGGGRRRSAPSSSAGSTAAPQASSGGSSALPIILVVAAAVAAAAFFLL
- the nrdF gene encoding class 1b ribonucleoside-diphosphate reductase subunit beta, which encodes MTAELKVVENPVSRVQAINWNRMEDDKDLEVWNRLTVNFWLPEKVPLSNDIPSWNAMTAQEQELVTRVFTGLTLLDTIQNTVGAPKLMEDAITPHEEAVLSNISFMEAVHARSYSSIFSTLCSTKVIDDAFEWSEQNPFLQRKAQLILDEYEADSPAKKKVASVFLESFLFYSGFYLPMHLSSRAKLTNTADLIRLIIRDEAVHGYYIGYKFQKAFEKMTPMEQMEIKEYAVSLLLELYDNEIKYTESLYDDLDLTDEVKTFLHYNANKAMMNLGLDPVFPEETAQVNPTILSALSPNADENHDFFSGSGSSYVIGKAVETEDEDWDF
- the nrdE gene encoding class 1b ribonucleoside-diphosphate reductase subunit alpha, whose translation is MDAAKNAQTSILENEDTGLELVHNADDTSELSYFDLNAMLNLVDENGQIQFDKDKEAARQYFLQHVNQNTVFFHNLEEKLGHLTMKGYYESEVLGQYEFDFISGLYDHAYGKKFRFPAFLGAYKYYTSYTLKTFDGSRYLERYEDRVVMTALTLARGDEKLATQLVDEIIGGRFQPATPTFLNAGKKQRGELVSCFLLRVEDNMESISRGINSSLQLSKRGGGVALMLTNLRETGAPIKKVEGQSSGVIPVMKLLEDSFSYANQLGARQGAGAVYLNAHHPDIMKFLDTKRENADEKIRIKTLSLGVVIPDITFKLAKENKNMYLFSPYDVERIYGVPFSEISVTEKYDEMVENPRIKKTKINARELFQTIAEIQFESGYPYIMFEDTVNKANPVKGRVSMSNLCSEILQVNSPSEYDTNLDYKTMGNDISCNLGSLNIAKTMDSPDFGKTVETSIRALTAVSEMSHLDCVPSVAKGNDEMHAIGLGQMNLHGYLAREHIHYGSEEGVDFTNIYFYTVTYHAVKASNALAKERGKAFKGFEESKYATGEYFDKYTEKEWTPATPRVKELFEKAGIHIPTQADWEKLKKSVMKHGIYNSYLQAVPPTGSISYINNSTSSIHPIVSKIEIRKEGKIGRVYYPAAFMNNENQEYYRDAYEIGPEKIIDTYAAATQHVDQGLSLTLFFPDTVTTRDINKAQIYAWKKGIKTIYYIRLRQMALEGTEVKGCVSCSL
- the nrdI gene encoding class Ib ribonucleoside-diphosphate reductase assembly flavoprotein NrdI, with amino-acid sequence MMQPPCVVYFSTSSGNTHHFVEKLEMDAFRIPTSPKDPHLEMTRPFVLICPTYAADDGSGAVPKQVIRFLNDPNNRAHLQGVIGSGNTNFGEYYAYAGDVISRKCNVPMLYRFELRGTPTDVRRVQEGLGKLWTQQKTLKQAS
- the nrdH gene encoding glutaredoxin-like protein NrdH, with amino-acid sequence MSVIVYTKPACVQCVATYKELDRKGIEYSLIDIMQDEEAMNTVLELGYRQAPVVVTEDDHWSGFRPDKIATLTPSRMVA